The DNA sequence ttttaatgattccaccatatttttgccttttgttaattatgtaaaacttatacggtaccaattttgatgcatcaaaatgtttgaaatccgaaataacaatgaagttttagagctagtatagggaaaaacagcatgccaaaaaagtggagtcaaattcgtctaagaatTAGAGCCATCTcttttgaaggggacatgacccttcatttaaagaaacatgaatccccttcacccaaggatgatttatgccaagtttgattgaaattgagtCAACTGacccagtagttctggagaagtttCTGAAGATGAAATAGTGAAAAGTTAACGCTGATGACGAAAACAGATGctgaaaaatgtttgatcaGAAATGCACAcatgagcctttggctcaggtgagctacaaTAGGCACATAGAAGATGACATGGAGCTACAAACCTTTCCATTGGCATTTTGGGCCTCACCCCAAGCATCCATAACAAATGGGTCATTGACAGAGATACAGGCAATGCTTTTAACACCCTTTGCTTTTAAAGCATCACACTCTTTTACATAACCAGGCAAGTGGGTCTAAAACAGACAAAATATACCGATACAATGTAGTATTTCAAACATACAAATGGTGTGAATATTTGAGAAGTGAAGCTGACACACATGTAATTAAGGCACACTCAAACAAGTAATTTTGAAACAGGAAGAGGGAAACTTGATATTcatgtacaaaatgtacttTAAACAAGGATAACCTTAAGTTGAAATTTTCACATAAGATTCAATTCAAAAACCTATAATTTGTCAAATGAAATGCCAGCTGGGGCAATAGGGATAGAAAATGTAAATGGAAAACGATTTCATAATAtgacattgtatcacagagtTCCTTTTCATCTACTGGCAGATGTTTGAAATTACCGacttgtttttaaatatttggaaCATTAAAAACATATAGTTATGGTGATAATTATCAACTAAAGTTATCTTTTGTGAAAAATAACACTGCattctacaaaaataaaaatactgacATTATGAGAGACTTGCTTTATCATGCTAATAGTGAAGTCACATGGTAAAGTTATTCTGTCAAAGTAAATTCCAGTGTATGTTTTTCTGTAATAATGACTAAATTCCCTTTTTCTGCATTAGTCTAAGAGTATCTTTACACAAAAGAATGATTTTGtgccatacatatacatgtagtgttgaaTAAAGTAAACATTTGTGAAAATTAGTTTCATGACTAAATCCGTCAGGGCATGACCCATCCACAGAGTGGACCGAACACCATTGGCTAGCGAAGACGGGTCAGAGAAATGAAGTATAATTTGCCAAAGGTAAATTATTTACACTGTCTTCACAAACCTTTGAACATCCAGGTGTGAAAGCTCCTGGAACAGCAAAAATAATATGTTTCCCATCCTTAAACAACTCCCCCGAGTTCACTTTGCCAGCAGGGGTTTTCTCAAACAAATCCACCGTGGGAATCTTGTCACCAACCTGTAACATGCATTGTATCAAAATGGTCATTCATGATATTGGTGTCACTCTTACCACTGTCTTTCCCTTTACAATTTGATTTGctctttatatatacatgtatataattatataagttATGCTATTCTTGCAtcattttttcttgaaaatatagGTATCATTAATTATAAAACAAGCAATTATAATGCTATAAagcaaaatttaattttcacacTGTATGTTCCACCTTCTAAGACGTAAAGCAAATAATCAGACATATGTATCTATAATAAAACTAAATTTGAGTAACACTAAAAAATTATCACCTTTAATGCTATGTACTCCAAATGCCTGCATGTAAATattaacaggaagggagaaaatgcaacggaccagaccgggattcaaacccgggccccctgaattctctagtcaggtgctctaccaactgagctattactggccaccggcgatcgaacccggctgaccgctacataaTTATAgacaaattctgtaaaacaGTCAAACTGAATAGAAGACTAACTTATTTACTGCTTTAAAATTTTTAAGCTTTTATCTGATCAATATTTCCAAATGACAACTGATTGTACATCCCACTCTTCAGTGACTTGTCAGCAGGAAGCATACAGTTTCAGAGTGTTTGAAAATAAGAGTCAAACAGTGCATATAGAATCATTTCAGCATGTATACATGCAACACTCTATATTGAGACTAGCACCGGTGGTGGATTCAGAAATTTctgaagaggggggggggtgtagtaaTTTAGGCTGGGGTACTGGGGTCTGTCAATAAGCCCACAGTAGGTCCAAAGAAAAGCCCTAGTGGGGTTCCAGGGGACAAAACCTACCTACAAAAACTAATGAGTTCTAACAAAATATAGTTCCGTTTCAGTACCTTATCACAGGCTCTTGTTTCATAGAATTCGTAAGCTACAAGCtattactgtaaatgtattacatttggctgtgtattctatttagcgcctttggcggaacgcagcttccgctaaatcaagtacatcgctaaatgccatccgtaaatctagatgtttaaagtaattcaggaatgcgctaaatcaaatctacgctaacttgttgaaaaaacgatttccgccaaatatcgtacatgccaaatataatacgtttacagtatataGTATAACTTGCCAAGTTTATGAAACAAGCGCCTGTGGCTACAAGCCATAACGGTAGCTTAGCTTACGCATGTTCGAAATTTTATATGTAGGCCTGAAGTCAATACGAGTAAGCAGGGTTCCAAATTACCGCTCGCCTACTCGCATTGGCGACTAAACTTTGCATGTGGGCACCCAAAATGTCCGATCTCGTCGCCCACTTGGTGACCGTAATTGCCTggtcaacatttttctttccgacTGATCCGAGTCCTATTATAATTGAAGTTCAATTTCCGGTTGAGGTTTTGTCATTTGGCGAGACATTCCTAGGTAATCAAACcttccaaaatgtatttaaaccagAAGTTGAACAACGCAAGGGTTACTTCAAACGAAAAGAAAGCATCTGCTTTTAACCAAAGTGGAAAGAACATAAAAAGTCTAAAGAAATGTGTGTTAAAGTCAGATGCCACGAAGTTCATAAAGTCCAGCTCTGATATTTTTGCTAGGTTGACGAAATGAGAGTGGAAATGAGAGAGGTGTTTGAAAGAATTACGGAGAAggaaacagaatttaaatattgatattttaattttttaaataaattgcaatgtgacctgatgtttcttttttcttgtaaagaaaaaaaaaatgtttttcaatttcatgatatgtGTGCGCTACTAAAATTTCATGTGGGCTAACAGGATTTCTTATTCAGGGGCCCACTTGGCCCTTAAGGTATTCAGTCGAAGTTGGAACCCTGGCAAGGTacagctcatggcttggtcattCGAGTGAAATTGTTCATTATTCTTTCGTTATAGTGACTATAACGAAATTCAACATTGAATACTAACTCGGAACTCCTGTCAATGCGCCTGTGTATGATGATATTTAGAAGGTGATGACGTCAAGATCCGCCACATGTCTCATGCCGAGATGGCAGATTGAGTCACGTGGCTGAACACCGTATCAGGTTTTGTCCAaggtacttttttttttaaacaaaacttccTGGTAGCAAAGGTATGAACCAAACCCCTGGGTCTTTCATTCAAGGTCGAAAACTACTGTTATACGATTCGCCCGTCTGGATCaacattatataattaaaattacacTTACCTTGATCGACATCGCAGAGGAGGTACTAAGGGAAAAGTGGCGAGCAAAAACAGTGCGTGTCACTAATCGACAAGAGGAGATAACGCCAAATCGCATGATAAAATTTAGACAACTAACCCCCAATAAACTGGTAGTTCAATAAGAATACCAGCTAACAGTAAATAATTTTGAACACTACACGGTAACACGATATTTCCCCGAAAAGGTCCATATCTTCCCTGTACATTTCTCCGTATGTGTACAGGAGCATCTACTTCTTCTTGGAAAAGGTGAACAAATAGCAACAAGgatgtgggggtgggggtgtgtggggtgggggtgggggtggggggggggagacTATCCccttcatttattttcacataCAAAGAGAGGACTTTATTTTCAGTGGCAGATTTTAAAGTCACCCTCCCTTTTTgtgaccaaaaaaaacaaaacaaaaacaaaatgaataaaaataaataagaaaaataaaataaaataaaattagaacaacaacaaaaagtatAAGATTTGGCATGGTACATACAAACACGtgtattaaaataaacaaataaattagCCTATTAATTGTTATAATGTATAATTGTTATAATAAGTATAGCAAGAATGACCCATAAAAATAACCTTTGAAGCCTCAAGATTTTGGAGCCCCAGCCTATTGGATCCTCTTTTAACAAATTCTGAATCGCTACAGATTTTCACATACAATTAAGGTATagatataccccccccccccccccccatcgctttttagctcacctgagctgaaagctcaagtgagcttttctgatcacccgtattccggcgtccgtccgtctgaaaacttttcacattttcaacttcttctcaacaaccactgggccaatttcaaccaaagttggcacaaaacatccttaggtaaagggaattctaaattgttaaaagaAAGGGCCagaccaccttccaaggggagataatcaagaaaaggtaaaaatagggtagggtcattaaaaaatcttcttctcaagaaccactgggccagaaaaactgagatttatatgaaagcttcttaatataatgcagattttaaattgttaaattcctggcccccgggggtcggatggggccacaataggggatcaaagttttacatacaaatatatagggggaaatctttaaaaatcttcttctcaagaaccactgagccagaaaagctgagatttatatgaaagcttccttatataatgaagattctaatttgttaaaatcatggccccctggggtaggatggggccacaatagggggtcaaagttttacatacaaatatataggaaaaatctttaaaaatcttcttcccaagaaccactgagccagaaaagctgagatttatatgaaagctttctgatatagtacagattctaaattgtaaaaatcatggccccgggggtcggatggggccacaatagggggtcaaagttttttgtttttttgttgttgtttttttttttttttgggggggggggatatagtgcagattcaagtttgttagaatcatggaccccggggattggatggggcctcaaagttttacatacaaatttataggaaaaagtttttaaaatcttcttctcaagaaccactgagccagaaaagctaagatttatatgaaagcttcctgatatagttcagattctaaattgttaagatcatgtcccccaggggtcggatgggaccacaatagggggtcaaagttttacatacaaatatataggaaaaatctttaaaaatcttcttcccagaaccactaagccagaaaagctgagatttatatgaaagctttctgatatagtgcagattcagatttgttaaaatcatggccccctggggtaggatggggccacaataggggatcaaagttttacatacaaatatatagggaaaatctttaaaaatcttcttctcaagaaccattgggccaaagaagttcacattaacatgaaagctttctgacatagtgtagattcaagtttgcaaaaaccatggtctccaggggtaggtttggggccataatagggactacgggtttacatgcaaatagatatggaaaatcttctgatatggaccaaggtgactcaggtgagcgatgtgccccatgggcctcttgttaggtcacctgagctaaaagctcaaatgagctattctgatcacccgtattccggcgtccgtccgtccgtctgtaaacttttaacatttttgacttctcaaaaaccactgagccaatttcaaccaaagttggcgcaaaacatccttaggtaaagggaattctaaattgttaaaagaAAGGGCCAgtccaccttccaaggggaggtaatcaagaaaaggtaaaaatagggtagggtcattaaaaaatcttcttctcaagaaccactgggccagaaaagatgaaatttatagataagctttattaggtagtgaagatactaaattgttaaaattatggcacccgggggttggatggggccacaataggggatcaaagttttacatacaaatatataggaaaaatcttcttcccaagaaccactgagccagaaaagctgagatttatatgaaagcttcctgatatagtgaagattcaggtttgttaaaattatggccccctggggtaggatggggccacaatagggggtcaaagttttacatacaaatatatagggaaaatctttaaaaatcttcttctcaagaaccattgggccaaagttcacatttacatgaaagctttctgacatagtgtagattcaagtctACAATacccatggcctccaggggtaggttggggccataatagggactacggttttacatgcaaatatatttggaaagtcttctgatatggaccaaggtgactcaggtgagcgatgtggcctgtGGCCCTCTTGttcttatacatgtagcacTTACTGAAATGTAAGCTGGTGATGCATcctgatttcatcaataaatgaAACGCTAACCTAGTATTTAAATTAATGCGTTTCATGAAGTATGCAACCGCGTAAAGCGTCGCGGATTGTACTCgtgtacataaaataaaatttatttcacaaaTGACTAAAAACAACTAGAACTGTTCCCGCTGCTCTATTAAGAGGAGCTTCGCATTTTAGTTTTGTAGTATTATTAATCTATTGTTTGGGAAGTGTTTTTTCCccctacattgaaggagaattataGGAAGTTAACAAGAAAAACTTGAGTCATAACACGTACTGCGCTTGTTATTGAAATACAGTGTttcaaacttgatttgtctgctGGTGtgaacacaacataagcaacacaaatcaatcattacataaaatagatacataatcatgtcatcaaaatttcagatatatagaaaagtttaatactagtaGATTGGGAATAactaatgacctttttgcactttaTATACGAAAAGATTcagaactgtaattagcgtaaactttttagaattATTTAAAGGTATCACCAATTCATATATTaattgcgtgcatcaattcaattttaaaagcaGACAGATGTCGGCGACACTGGGCGGTAGTTGGAGGCTGTCAGTGTTACCGGGCGGTAGTTGGAAGTTGTCAGTGTTACCGGGCGGTAGTTGGAGGCTGTCAGTGTTACTGGGCGGTAGTTGGAGGCTGTCAGTGATACCGGGCGGTAGTTGGAAGCTGTCAGTGTTACCGGGCGGTAGTTGGAGGCTGTCAGTGTTACTGGGCGATAGTTGGAAGCTGTCAGTGTTACCGGGCGGTAGTTGGAGACTGTCGAAGTGACCGGGCGGTAGTTGGAGACTGTCGTTGACACTGGGCGGTAGTTGGAGACTGTCATTGACACTGGGCGGTAGTTGGAGACTGTCAGTGCTACCGGGCGGTAGTTGGAGACTGTCGGTGTCACCGGGTGGTAGTTGGAGGCTGTCAGTGTTACCGGGCGAAAGTTGGAAGCTATCAGTGTTACCGGGCGGTAGTTGGAAACTGTTGGAGTGACCGGGCGGTAGTTGGAGGCTGTCGGTGATACCGGGCGGTAGTTGGAGACTGTCAGTGTTACCGGGCGGTTGTTGGAGGCTGTCAGTGTTACCGGGCGGTAGTTGGAGGCTGTCAGTGATACCGGGCGGTAGTTGGAGGCTGTCAGTGTTACCGGGCGGTAGTTGGAGACTGTCATTGACACTGGGCGGTAGTTGGAGACTGTCAGTGTTACCGGGCGGTAGTTGGAGACTGTCAGTGTTACCGGACGGTTGTTGGAGGCTGTCAGTGTTACCGGGCGGTAGTTGGAGGCTGTCAGTGATACCGGGCGGTAGTTGGAGGCTGTCAGTGTTACCGGGCGGTAGTTGGAGGCTGTCAGTGATACCGGGCGGTAGTTGGAAGCTGTCAGTGTTACCGGGCGGTAGTTGGATGTTGTCAGTGATACCTGGCGGAAGTTAGAAGTTGTTGTGTTACAGGGAGGTAGTTGGAGACTGTCGGAGTGACCGGGCGGTAGTTGGAGACTGTCGTTGACACTGGGCGGTAGTTGGAGACTGTCAGTGTTACCGGGCGGTAGTTGGAGACTGTCAGTGTTACCGGGCGGTTGTTGGAGGCTGTCAGTGTTACCGGGCGGTAGTTGGAGACTGTCATTGACACTGGGCGGTAGTTGGAGACTGTCAGTGTTACCGGGCGGTAGTTGGAGACTATCAGTGTTACCGGGCGGTTGTTGGAGGCTGTCAGTGTTACCGGGCGGTAGTTGGAGGCTGTCAGTGATACCGGGCGGTAGTTGGAGGCTGTCAGTGTTACCGGGCGGTAGTTGGAGGTTGTCAGTGATACTGGGCGGTAGTTGGAGGCTGTCAGTGATACCGGGCGGTAGTTGGAAGCTGTCAGTGTTACCGGGCGGTAGTTGGATGTTGTCAGTGATACCTGGCGGAAGTTAGAAGTTGTCGTGTTACAGGGCGGTAGTTGGAGACTGTCGGAGTGACCGGGCGGTAGTTGGAGACTGTCGTTGACACTGGGCGGTAGTTGGAGACTGTCATTGACACTGGGCGGTAGTTGGAGACTGTCAGTGCTACCGGGCAGTAGTTGGAGACTGTCGGTGTCACAGGGCGGCAGTTGGAGGCTGTCAGTGTTACCGGGCGAAAGTTGGAAGATGTTAGTGTTACCGGGCGGTAGTTGGAGATTGTCGGTGATACTGGGCGATAGTTGGAGGTTGTCTGAGTGACCGGGCGACAGTTGGAGACTGTCGCTGTTACCGGGCGGTAGTTGGAAG is a window from the Ostrea edulis chromosome 5, xbOstEdul1.1, whole genome shotgun sequence genome containing:
- the LOC125650484 gene encoding peroxiredoxin-5, mitochondrial-like, with translation MRFGVISSCRLVTRTVFARHFSLSTSSAMSIKVGDKIPTVDLFEKTPAGKVNSGELFKDGKHIIFAVPGAFTPGCSKTHLPGYVKECDALKAKGVKSIACISVNDPFVMDAWGEAQNANGKITMLADTCAEFTKAVGMDLDVTAVLGNIRSKRYSMVVEDGVVKSVNVEPDGTGLTCSLAEKIEV
- the LOC125651270 gene encoding adhesive plaque matrix protein-like; the encoded protein is MKLSTKVCGFLLVNELSTELALTLLHIHHTNRLQWLESFALPPGITDSLQLPPGHTDSLQLPPGHTDSLQLPPGNSDSFQLPPDNIDSFQLPPGDIDSFQLPPGNSDSLQLSPGHSDNLQLSPSITDNLQLPPGNTNIFQLSPGNTDSLQLPPCDTDSLQLLPGSTDSLQLPPSVNDSLQLPPSVNDSLQLPPGHSDSLQLPPCNTTTSNFRQVSLTTSNYRPVTLTASNYRPVSLTASNYRPVSLTTSNYRPVTLTASNYRPVSLTASNYRPVTLTASNNRPVTLIVSNYRPVTLTVSNYRPVSMTVSNYRPVTLTASNNRPVTLTVSNYRPVSLTTSNYRPVTLTASNYRPVSLTASNYRPVTLTASNYRPVSLTASNYRPVTLTASNNRPVTLTVSNYRPVTLTVSNYRPVSMTVSNYRPVTLTASNYRPVSLTASNYRPVTLTASNNRPVTLTVSNYRPVSPTASNYRPVTPTVSNYRPVTLIASNFRPVTLTASNYHPVTPTVSNYRPVALTVSNYRPVSMTVSNYRPVSTTVSNYRPVTSTVSNYRPVTLTASNYRPVTLTASNYRPVTLTASNYRPVSLTASNYRPVTLTASNYRPVTLTTSNYRPVTLTASNYRPVSPTSVCF